TCTAGAAGCCTCTCTCCTGCCCAGCTTTTTCCTCGCATTCACCTCCTTTCTTCACAACCTTTCTTGAAAAGCCACCGGTGGCAGTGGCCAGAAGTAGGGTGCAGAGCGCAGAGTCAGACAGACCCAGGTTTGAAATCTCACCTCTGGCGCCTCCTCAGTGTGTGGGTTTtctcccctctctgagcttctgtagAAGCTGGGATGAAAACTCCCACCTTCAGGGTTTTTCTGAGGATGAAATTCGAGAAAGGACTCCTGCAGTGATGTTGGTATTTACCGGGCATATCCCACGTGTCAGGCATGCTTCAAGAGCTCCCCATGCCTGTCTCATTTCTTCCTCAGAACCACCCAGGGAGGGAAGTCCTGTTCagattcccatttcacagaggaggaaactgaggcttgaggaGGTTGTGTAATGGCTGCCGAGCGGCAGATCCAGGCTTCCAAGCCAGGCCTGGCCTCCTAACCAATGCCGAGCACCCTAGATAGAGCCCGGCACACAGTAAGCGCTAAATAAATGCTCGTTCCTTTTCCCCAGGCCCCaggctccttcctctccttttctgcaCCTGCCCAGTTCCAGCATCTTAGGGCTGGGAGGGCCCCTAAAGGTCACTGAGTCCAGCACTGTCCAAGAGAAGGTTCTGTGAGGACGGGAATGTTCTGTGCCTGGACTCCCCAACACGGGAGCCACGGGCCACGCGTGGCCGCCGAGCACTTGACGTGTGGCCAGTGCCACCAAGgggtggaatttttttaaattctattttaatcgATTGGAATTTTTGATTGAGTGAAACATAAAAAGCCGCAAGTGGCTGGCGAGCCCCGTAGTGGACGGCACACCCCACTCCAGGGGGTGTTTTGCGGCCGGCTGGGAGGGAGAGGCCGCAGCAAGACCCCAGCCGCCCTTCCTgagccctctctccccacctcacgccccctcctccacccctcttctctccctcgaCCCCCCAGCCCTCTGGGCAGGCATTTGGTCCGTGGGATTCTGCTTCCTGGCCAACCAGTGGCAGCGTTCGCCGCCTGGACAATTCCTCCTGGGGAGCAGCAGCGTCAAGGCCGCCATCACCTTCGCTTTCTTCTCCATCCTCGTCTGGGTGAGGAGCGTCTTCCCTGCAGGGCGGGGTGGTGTGAGTTAAGAGGGCTAGAACCTTCCACCCAGCTCCCCAGGACCTCCGCAAGCCCcttttgtgactttgggcaaagagGGAAGAAGGCGCCCCTTCCTCCCAGCAGACGCAGCCCAATTGTGGGCACCTTCCAGTGAGCTGTGGCACAGCTCCCGCCCGGGCCAGCCCCACCCACACCAGCCTCCAGCTCGCCCTCCTCTGCCCACAGACACTCCAGGCCTACCTGGCCCTCCAGGACCTCCGAAATGATGCTCCAGTGCCCTACAGGCGCTCCCTGGACGAGGGCGGCGTGGCGCTGACCTCCCTCTCCCCGCCGTCCACCGCCAGCCCTGTCAACACGCCCCCCACCGGTCCCCACAGCCTGAGCTACACCAGCTCTGCCCTGTCCCCCCATCTGACCACTCCGAAGGCCCCCCGCCTCACTATGATGCCCGCCAACTAGACCGCCTCATCCACGCCAGTAAAGAGAGACCCCTCCCTCCAGAAGAGTTGCTGAAAACTGCCCTGTGTCCTTCTCATATCTGTTTCTCTCCGGCCCCTCGAGCGGCCAGGGGAGGAGGGAAATCCTATGGGGTCTCCTCAGGGGTCTCTGTAGCGGGTCCCATTTCCAGCCCACCTCCTGGACTCTCCCTCTGGGCGCCACCTTGATAGCTAGGGGCGGCGACGGGAGGGAAACCCTTTTTACAGGCCTGTGACACAACGAGCCCTTTACTCCTTGCACTGGCCACGGGAGGGAGGCACGAGGTGCCCCACTGTACAGCTGAGGAAGCTCAAGTTCAGGGACAAGATGCTTCCGCCCGTGGAGAGGGCTCTAAGGAGAACCAGGGCCAACACTGGGACCAGCCCTGTCTCCAGGGCCCACATCCTTTAACTCACCCCAGATAACAAGGGACCCACTCAAACCCATGCCATGGGAGGAGTGGTTAAAGGAACAGGGGATGGCAAGTCCATGACTGAGATCAGGGGAGATCCTTGTCTTCAAATACTTGAAAGCTTGTCTTAGGGAACCCCAAAACTAATCGGGGACTCGTGCTTGGGCCACAAAACGCTCCTGCCTGCAGGGACCCAGCAGGTAACTCCAGTGGGTGAAGTACCCATGAAGCAAGTGGTGGGGCAGGGGCCGAGTCTGGGAAGGGGCAACCTTCACTCAGCACCCAGCGTTCAGTACCACAGCCCGGGGGTGTCCAGAGCAACGCTGTCCAGGACTTTCCTAGTGGTCTggcggttaggactccacgcttccactgcagggggcacaggttcgatccctggttggggaactaagatcccacatgccacgatgcagccaaaaaaaaaaaatggaaacaaagtgTGAGCCATGGGGGGCAGCATTTAAACTTGCCAGCTGGCCACGTGAAGAAAAGTAGAATGAAACAAGTGAAatgaattttcatatattttattcaacccagtatatccaaaatatgatcatttcaacGTCATCAGTATAAAAAATTACTAGCCAGGTAGCTTACGTTCTACTGCGCTAAGTTTTTGAAATCCTTCGCCTGTTTTACACGGACAGCACACCTCAATTTGGGGtcgccacatttcaagtgctaatGGTCACCGTACTGGATAGTGCCGCTCTAGAACCTTCTAGTTTTTCTAGAACCACCGGACAtccgtttctttttatgtggAATTAGTTGGcaaggaatacaaaaaaaaaacttaatgttATGCTGGCCAAACCAGACACACCCACACAGGGGCCGCAGTGGCTGCAGAGCATTCATTTACAAACTGGGAAAAGCAATGTGAGTTGTGGGGAGGCAAACGTGGGCTCCGTGGTCCCCTTTTTTGGTTTCCTGTGTGGCAGTGCTCAGTGCTAAGGGTGCAGAAAGAAGCAGGCTGTGGTCCCTGTGGGCACCTGGAGGAAACGGCAGCTGTGCGGTGGAGCGGGCAGGGTGCCGGCGTGGGAAACGGGAGGACCCAGAGCTCTGGTCCTCACTCTATCCCTAGCTGGATCACCTGGGACgtgtcacttaatctctctgggcctgaGCGGGGCTGGCTGTCAAACTAGAGACTTGGACGGGATTTAGATTGATGGTTTGAGGGCTGCGTTCAAAGAGGTGCCTTCTCCCGACCCTGAATCAACCCAAGCAGCCCTGCTCCTGCATTTTCCATATGAGGCTTCTGAACAAATTCCTCTAAACAGAAGGTCCGTTGGCTTAGcttacaagaaagaaagaaaaaaaacctttgaaaaaCCCCACAGCAGTGGCTAAACATACAGGATCCAGCAGCAGGAAGCCAGGGTACCAACCCCACCTCTGCTGCTCACCCGGCTATGCCTCGATTTCCTCCCCAACAAAGCGAGGGTGCTCTGAGGGTCCCACAAGCTCACCCGTGTAACGCACATTGCCTGGCGCTTATGAAACGCTCGGAAACGCCAGCTACCTGCCTCCTGAAGTTTCCAGAGCCATCCTACGGGAGAACTCAGGAAGGTCTCAGCAGACATCTAGGGCATTTGGCGAAATCAGGGGGCAAAACTCCAAAAGCTTACAAGGGCCAAGCAGGTAACCCAAATGAAGGAAACAGGCCAGGTGTGAAGCCAATCTGGAGGGAAACATGGAAAAGATTTGACTTTCCTTTGAACTTCACAAAACCACAAAACAACAGCGTCAGCCCAGTAAGAGATGGTATCGACCCCTCAGCCAAGTCCTGGGGACTtggtggtggagggaggggaagctcATGTCCCAGCCATTCACTCCAGCCATCTGTTGCCACCCAGACACAAGGACCCGGCATTGTCAGACTGATGGGgtttttttcaagagaagccagaaatcccgATTTTAATGTGAAAATCTGGTTTTTAAAGGCCAGCaaccaattcctttttttttttttttaagaaaacataaagcagttcaataaaatacaaaatgatgGGGGGACGGGGGCTGTCCCTTGGTGACTTCCAAATTACAGGCTCTTGGAGGTTGTCCTCTGCAACCCTTAGATTAGGGAGAATTGTCAGGGAAGTTCTGTGCCAAGATAAGAATCTtcgagattttttttcctccaaaacctCTTCCCTGGTGGAGTCATGAGGAGTCAGGGTGCAGCTCAGTCTCAGGAAGCCCAGTTTCTCATCTTCCTACTCTTCCCAGGCCTGGATCGCCTGCGGATGGTAGATGGGATAaagcagaagcagagagaggggCCAGGGTGCTGGGTGGACCCCACAAACACCAGAAGAGAGGGCAAGGAGTAGCAAAAGAGAGGCGTCGTTTTCCTCAGTTTATTTCAAGAGAACAAAGAATCAACCATCAATTCTGTACAAAAACGTGGCCATAGAGCCACGGTGACCCTTGGGCCAACCCCCTTCCCATGCGCCCCTAAATTGCCAAAAAACAAGGacaagaccaaaaaacccaaactctggaaaaaattattatgaaaaaccAGGGGGGaacttccctcccctcttccctctccccaatgcagaagtttggggtggggggaaggggggttgtGTCCATGGCAACGCTGGGAGGTCTGGCAGGTGGGTGTCGGCAGATTTAGTGTTTGGCAACCAGTGGGGCTGAGGGGTTAGGATCCAGAAGGAAGCCAAGGGGCTCGGGGGAGGGAAAAGATCTCCAACCCCGCCGTGCCCCACAGGACACCCGAAAACAGTTTATAAAAATTAGGGCCAGAGAGTAGAAAAGAAAGGAGTCATCAGAATCAAAACCTAAAtagtggaaagattttttttttttcttctctaaaaggcaaaaaaactacaaacagccCAGGTCCTGAGCTCCCCCAAGACTTGGGTCCTCCACTGCCCCCTGAAACTCggcaggagcagggctggggagtACCGAGAGGTGGGTTCTTAAAAAAGTTCCCCTGGATGGGAAGGCTCTTCATCTTTCGTCGCCTTCCTCTGCCTCTCACAGCTGCCCCGGAGAGGGATGGCGAGGACCAGGGCTATGCCGGCAAACTCAGCTTCTTCCCCTTGAGGactaggaggagagaaaggggggcGGGCATGACCAAGGGGTCCCTCGCGGAGGGGACAGCCTCCCATGCCCACAGCAGGGGCTTGGATGCTGGGCTGGGCAGAGATGCAGGAGGGGCAGCCCCAGGACTCCGGATTatcagctgggggtggggccggGGACCAGGCTCCTGGCCTAAGGGCTGAGCCATGGAGAAGGCCCCATTCCTCCTAATGCTGGCTGCTCCTCTTCCATCCTGGAAGGGCTGGAGGCCTTGGCTCTCGGGGCGCCCTGGGGTCAGAAGGCCTGGCAGGGCTGGCTGGGCGAGACCACCCGCTTCTGCCCTCCCAGCCTTAATCCTCAGGGGGCGTGGCTGCCTTCAGGCCTCTGTCCTCCTGTCTCCTCTTCCCTTCACACTGACTGACTCTGAACTTCTAAGGTCTTTGCTTTAATCATCATCTCTAAAAGGCCTCCCCCGACCACACCCCCTCCATGTAAAGTAACCCCCTCACCCTCCACCATTGTTCACCAACACATCCCTGGTTTCTTTCTGTCATTGCCCTTCTCACTGTTTGCAATCATCTCTCTTGTTTATTCACCATCTCCCCCGACTACAATAcaaagggagggga
This region of Balaenoptera acutorostrata chromosome 19, mBalAcu1.1, whole genome shotgun sequence genomic DNA includes:
- the SYNGR4 gene encoding synaptogyrin-4 translates to MHIPESLQDLADSEAVQFLKRPKTIARIFAGVFSLIVFSSLLTDGYQNKTNSSQLHCVLNSSNTGCSFAVGAGLLAFLSCLAFLALDAHEGRIASSRFKMAFQLLDFILAALWAGIWSVGFCFLANQWQRSPPGQFLLGSSSVKAAITFAFFSILVWTLQAYLALQDLRNDAPVPYRRSLDEGGVALTSLSPPSTASPVNTPPTGPHSLSYTSSALSPHLTTPKAPRLTMMPAN